The following coding sequences lie in one Ignavibacteriales bacterium genomic window:
- a CDS encoding TolC family protein: MRPYKILSIPLFVTFLFQANNIAQNKERIFSLVDCINYAKKNSRDIKKAGIEEEKSKKKINEVIGSGLPQITLTGNLVNNIELPTQIIPGDFFGEPGTLIPIKLGTKYNHTFTGEVTQMIFSGSFWVGLSAAKYSNQYYQQKKELVSENIEYDVATAYYQTLVVQTKIQLLEQNQKLISKSLADTKLLFENGKAKEVDVDRLNVSYNNIEYQLKKAKEAIKQSYMYLKFQMGMPVASAISLSDSANFSQDSLREKRINDLTYINDSSYAYGNRVDYKVLQTSLELQELNRKNLIAEFLPSISAFGSYSYNALRTKFDLFDSHKDWDHYSSVGLRIRLPIFTGGQRLAKIQQSSLDIEGLSEEVSKTENAIDLQVANAVTKYNNAYDNIKSNQLNIELAKKVYNITTLEYREGVTNAASLVDSETKLREAQTNFINSLLELYIAKFDMEKAKGTLIDYLNNIENK; encoded by the coding sequence TTGAGACCATATAAAATTTTAAGTATTCCTTTATTCGTGACCTTTTTATTTCAGGCTAATAATATAGCACAAAATAAAGAACGCATTTTTTCCTTAGTTGATTGTATAAATTACGCGAAAAAAAATAGCCGTGATATAAAAAAAGCCGGTATAGAAGAAGAAAAATCTAAGAAGAAGATAAATGAAGTAATCGGAAGCGGGTTACCACAGATTACTTTAACCGGGAACCTTGTAAATAATATTGAACTGCCTACCCAAATAATTCCCGGAGATTTCTTCGGAGAACCGGGTACTTTAATTCCGATTAAGTTAGGTACAAAATATAACCATACTTTTACGGGGGAAGTAACTCAAATGATTTTCAGCGGATCATTCTGGGTCGGATTGAGTGCCGCCAAATATTCAAATCAATACTATCAGCAAAAAAAAGAATTAGTATCAGAAAATATTGAATATGATGTAGCAACAGCATATTACCAGACACTGGTTGTACAAACTAAAATTCAGCTTCTTGAACAAAATCAAAAACTAATATCTAAATCTTTAGCCGATACCAAATTACTCTTTGAAAACGGAAAAGCTAAAGAAGTTGATGTTGATCGATTAAACGTTAGTTATAACAATATTGAGTATCAACTTAAAAAAGCAAAAGAAGCCATAAAACAATCTTATATGTATTTGAAATTTCAAATGGGAATGCCGGTGGCTTCTGCTATTTCTCTATCGGACAGTGCAAACTTTTCACAAGATTCACTTCGTGAAAAACGAATAAACGATTTAACATATATTAATGACAGCTCATATGCCTATGGGAATAGAGTAGATTATAAGGTACTTCAAACGAGTCTTGAATTGCAAGAGCTTAATAGGAAAAATCTGATTGCAGAATTCTTGCCTTCCATAAGCGCATTCGGAAGTTATTCCTACAATGCGTTAAGAACAAAATTTGATCTGTTTGACTCACACAAAGACTGGGACCACTATTCCTCGGTAGGCTTACGAATCCGTTTGCCAATATTTACAGGCGGGCAAAGACTTGCAAAAATACAACAATCTTCTCTTGATATAGAAGGTTTAAGTGAAGAAGTAAGTAAAACTGAAAATGCAATTGACCTTCAAGTGGCAAACGCTGTAACAAAGTATAATAATGCATACGATAATATCAAGTCTAATCAATTAAATATAGAGCTCGCAAAAAAAGTCTATAATATAACTACACTTGAATATAGAGAGGGGGTTACCAATGCTGCTTCATTAGTAGATTCAGAAACCAAATTGAGAGAAGCGCAAACCAACTTTATTAATTCCTTGCTGGAGTTATATATAGCAAAGTTTGATATGGAAAAAGCTAAAGGAACGCTTATAGACTATTTAAATAATATTGAGAATAAATAA
- a CDS encoding efflux RND transporter periplasmic adaptor subunit translates to MKKKIIVVVAVIVALVLIAGKLIINKSAIDEKKHVKAGLATLVNIKEVIKKEQNSSLVLTGITAAVQEVTLKAEAGGQIVAINFNLGDYVSKGKVLVEIDDKLAQLNLDAANLNLSKLEDEYNKTKNLYTGNATSETKVRDARFDYEKAKILVGQAEKQLSFTKITASQNGFVVSKSVDNGTFVGTGSPIISIVDISRLKTMINVSETDIYKLKAGQRARITSSVFQGVEYDGKISFVSQQGDASHNYAVEIIMENKTSNQLKAGTFVNVDFNFPSGQLSLLIPRTSLIGSIKDAKVYVVENNKAFQKNITIGRDLSDNLEVTEGLKEGDKVVTTGQINLSDGAAVSIIKNKE, encoded by the coding sequence ATGAAGAAAAAAATAATAGTAGTCGTCGCAGTAATTGTGGCTCTGGTACTTATAGCAGGGAAATTGATTATTAATAAATCTGCTATAGATGAGAAGAAGCATGTTAAAGCAGGATTAGCAACCTTAGTGAATATTAAGGAAGTGATAAAGAAGGAACAAAACAGTTCCCTCGTTCTTACCGGCATTACAGCGGCTGTTCAAGAGGTTACTTTGAAAGCAGAAGCAGGCGGACAAATTGTTGCTATAAATTTTAACCTTGGTGATTATGTTTCCAAAGGAAAAGTGCTTGTAGAAATAGATGATAAATTAGCCCAACTTAATTTGGATGCCGCTAATCTTAATTTGTCAAAGCTTGAAGACGAATATAATAAAACTAAAAATCTCTACACCGGTAATGCTACATCGGAAACAAAAGTACGCGATGCAAGATTTGATTATGAGAAAGCAAAGATTCTGGTTGGGCAGGCAGAAAAACAATTAAGTTTTACAAAAATAACTGCATCACAAAACGGATTTGTAGTATCAAAGTCTGTAGATAACGGAACATTTGTAGGGACCGGTTCGCCGATTATTTCTATAGTTGATATATCGCGTCTTAAAACAATGATAAATGTTTCTGAAACAGATATTTATAAATTAAAGGCAGGGCAGAGAGCCAGAATTACATCTTCGGTTTTTCAAGGTGTTGAATATGATGGAAAAATAAGTTTCGTCAGCCAGCAAGGCGATGCTTCCCATAACTATGCTGTTGAAATAATAATGGAAAATAAAACTTCCAATCAACTTAAGGCTGGTACATTTGTAAATGTAGATTTCAATTTCCCTTCCGGACAATTATCACTTCTTATTCCACGTACATCTTTAATAGGAAGCATTAAAGATGCAAAAGTATACGTAGTAGAAAATAATAAAGCTTTTCAGAAAAACATAACTATTGGACGAGATTTAAGTGACAACCTTGAAGTGACTGAAGGATTAAAAGAAGGGGATAAGGTAGTTACTACCGGACAAATTAATTTATCGGATGGAGCAGCCGTTTCTATAATCAAAAATAAAGAGTAA
- a CDS encoding efflux RND transporter permease subunit, translating into MIELSLKRPLIVFVIFAIIALMGAVTFTLLNINLTPKITTNVLTIVTIYPGASASEVETSVTKKIEDAVSSLENIETIKSVSQEGFEFTTIELKSGADVNMAMQDAQRKVNAIITDLPVDAKIPTISKFSTDDIPVMQFTVSSDMEPTKFYKLVEDRIQPQFAKLQGVGQINLMGGSKREIQVNIDRNKLRTYNLSILQVLQAIQKANMDFPTGKVEQTNVRYTVRLAAKYASLEQLKNTTVFLNNNSSKVLVKDVAEVIDGVAEQTKISRINGKDVIGIQVQKQSDANAVAVCKLINEELKVIEKEYASSNVKFEIATDTSIYTIEAVKSVVADLVLAVIIVSFVCLIFLHSLRTALIVMVAVPLSMIPSFIFLYAFGYSLNIMSLMALSLAVGILVDDSIVVVENIFRHLEMGKTKVQAALEGSKQIFFTATSITLVIVSVFIPLSLTGGIIGGILREFSMPLIVSTMASLLVSFSLTPLLLSKFGKVESFNETSFAGKFTQKFERLFNALKEGYESILRWGLNNRKKVYVGILVLLFASISLVGMGFIGSTFIPDTDQGEFVVDLEMSPQISVYENNLITKQIEAILLSKPEILKVMAKVGFTSSVNASSSRNNITQLTVKIIDKNERKFGVSEYAERIKEEILRNIPGVKVRTSPTSLTGSASSSPIQFVVKGSDLNKVDSTAAMVLDIMKKIPGTTDVKFSIDDPKPEVSIQINRSKMEELGLSVADVGATLRTALAGNTDSKYKDGAHEYDINVVFDKFDRQNIFDVAGITIVNKRGQLVELKQFADVNQTMGPSMLERFDRMSSITINSNVLGRASGTVGAEIEDALVGQIPSGVTVQKEGALQRQSDAFSSLGFALISAIILIYLIMVALYNSLLHPFVVLFSIPVAMIGALLALALTMEELSIFSIVGLITLLGLVAKNAILLVDFTNELVKSGSELKEALVEAGRERLRPILMTTLAMVFGMLPLAIANGAGAELKNGMAWVIIGGLLSSLVLTLVLVPCVYFTAETIKRKIQAKKIVLNSKVIEVVL; encoded by the coding sequence ATGATAGAGTTATCACTTAAAAGACCGTTAATTGTATTCGTAATATTTGCTATTATAGCCTTAATGGGGGCGGTTACATTTACACTTCTTAATATAAATTTAACACCAAAGATTACAACTAATGTACTAACAATAGTTACAATTTATCCCGGCGCTTCAGCATCGGAAGTTGAAACTTCGGTGACAAAAAAAATAGAAGATGCAGTTTCATCTCTGGAAAATATAGAAACTATCAAGTCAGTTTCGCAGGAAGGTTTTGAGTTTACAACTATTGAACTGAAAAGCGGTGCAGACGTAAATATGGCAATGCAGGATGCTCAAAGGAAAGTTAATGCTATAATAACAGATTTACCGGTAGATGCTAAAATACCGACAATAAGCAAGTTTTCTACTGATGATATACCTGTTATGCAGTTTACTGTTTCTTCAGATATGGAGCCTACTAAATTTTATAAATTAGTGGAAGATAGAATTCAACCGCAGTTTGCCAAATTACAAGGTGTGGGGCAAATTAATTTAATGGGCGGAAGCAAAAGAGAAATTCAGGTTAATATTGACCGCAACAAACTAAGAACTTATAATCTATCTATACTCCAGGTACTTCAGGCAATTCAAAAAGCAAATATGGATTTTCCAACCGGCAAGGTAGAGCAGACCAATGTAAGATATACAGTAAGACTTGCGGCAAAATATGCTTCACTTGAACAATTAAAAAATACAACTGTGTTCTTAAACAATAACAGCAGTAAAGTACTTGTAAAAGATGTAGCTGAAGTAATTGATGGTGTTGCGGAACAAACAAAAATAAGCCGCATTAATGGTAAAGATGTAATTGGTATTCAGGTTCAAAAACAATCGGATGCAAATGCTGTTGCAGTTTGTAAATTAATAAATGAAGAACTAAAGGTAATTGAAAAAGAATATGCTTCGAGTAATGTGAAATTTGAGATTGCAACCGACACCTCAATTTATACGATAGAGGCGGTAAAGTCTGTTGTTGCAGATTTAGTTCTTGCAGTGATTATTGTTTCGTTCGTTTGTTTAATATTTCTTCATAGCCTGCGAACAGCGTTAATTGTAATGGTAGCGGTGCCGTTATCTATGATTCCGTCTTTCATATTCTTATATGCATTCGGTTATTCACTTAATATAATGTCTCTTATGGCGCTGTCGCTTGCAGTGGGCATTCTAGTCGATGATTCAATCGTAGTTGTGGAAAACATTTTCCGTCACCTTGAAATGGGTAAAACAAAAGTACAAGCTGCTCTTGAAGGTAGTAAACAGATATTCTTTACAGCTACTTCAATTACACTTGTTATCGTTTCTGTATTCATTCCTTTATCGCTTACGGGTGGAATTATTGGAGGTATATTAAGAGAGTTTTCCATGCCGCTTATAGTATCAACGATGGCGAGCTTATTAGTATCATTTTCATTAACCCCTTTGCTGCTGTCAAAATTTGGCAAAGTAGAAAGTTTTAATGAAACAAGTTTTGCCGGAAAGTTCACTCAAAAATTTGAAAGATTGTTTAACGCACTTAAAGAAGGATATGAATCAATTTTACGATGGGGATTAAACAACAGGAAAAAGGTTTATGTGGGAATTTTAGTTTTATTATTTGCATCCATTTCCTTAGTTGGTATGGGATTTATCGGTTCAACCTTTATACCTGATACTGATCAAGGTGAGTTTGTAGTTGACCTGGAAATGAGCCCGCAAATATCTGTATACGAGAACAATCTTATTACAAAACAAATAGAAGCAATACTTTTATCGAAACCCGAAATCTTAAAAGTGATGGCTAAGGTGGGATTTACGAGCTCTGTAAATGCATCGTCATCCAGAAATAATATTACGCAGTTAACTGTTAAAATAATTGACAAAAATGAACGTAAATTTGGCGTTTCTGAATATGCGGAAAGAATTAAAGAAGAAATTTTAAGAAATATTCCGGGTGTAAAGGTACGAACATCTCCAACAAGTCTTACAGGATCGGCAAGCTCATCCCCAATTCAATTTGTGGTAAAAGGATCAGATTTAAACAAAGTTGATTCGACTGCAGCCATGGTTTTAGACATAATGAAAAAGATACCAGGGACAACTGATGTTAAATTTTCCATTGATGATCCTAAACCTGAAGTTAGTATTCAAATAAACAGAAGCAAAATGGAAGAGCTTGGACTTTCTGTTGCCGATGTGGGTGCTACTCTAAGAACCGCTTTAGCTGGTAATACAGATTCAAAATACAAAGATGGTGCTCATGAATATGATATCAATGTTGTATTCGACAAATTCGACAGGCAGAATATATTTGATGTAGCCGGAATCACTATTGTCAATAAACGAGGGCAGCTCGTTGAGCTGAAACAATTTGCCGATGTTAATCAAACTATGGGACCGAGTATGCTCGAGAGGTTTGACAGAATGAGTTCCATAACAATTAATTCCAATGTTTTAGGAAGAGCATCCGGAACAGTCGGTGCCGAGATAGAAGATGCTTTAGTTGGACAAATACCAAGCGGTGTAACAGTGCAAAAAGAAGGAGCGCTACAACGGCAAAGTGATGCTTTCTCAAGTCTCGGTTTCGCGTTAATTTCTGCTATTATTCTTATATACTTAATCATGGTTGCCTTATACAACTCATTACTTCATCCATTCGTGGTATTGTTTTCTATTCCTGTTGCAATGATTGGAGCTTTGCTTGCACTTGCATTAACTATGGAAGAATTGTCTATCTTTTCCATTGTTGGGTTAATAACACTGCTGGGACTTGTAGCTAAGAATGCGATCTTATTAGTGGACTTTACAAACGAACTCGTAAAAAGCGGAAGCGAACTCAAAGAAGCCCTGGTAGAGGCGGGTAGGGAAAGATTACGCCCGATATTAATGACTACCTTGGCGATGGTATTTGGAATGCTTCCTTTGGCAATAGCCAACGGTGCTGGCGCCGAACTAAAAAATGGTATGGCGTGGGTGATAATAGGTGGTTTGTTAAGTTCCTTAGTGCTCACTTTAGTGCTTGTTCCGTGTGTTTATTTTACTGCAGAAACCATTAAAAGAAAAATCCAAGCTAAAAAAATTGTACTTAATTCTAAAGTAATTGAAGTTGTTTTATAA
- a CDS encoding DUF4249 domain-containing protein, whose product MKNRSLFHGIIKTIIFLMISLFSISCEKIISVDLNSTAPQLVIEASISDQPGPYYVKLSRTVNFDQTNFFPAVSEAKIVINDDSGNSDSLIETSPGLYKTSVIQGVPGRTYSISITTGGYKYTAVSTMPPPVDVDSLNIETQSFGPNKMKFVDVHFRDSGNVKNYYRFVEVKNGVPQNFIFLFDDRLHDGGPVTSSLVAEEDTLNSGDSVYVLLQCIDKNVFDYFRTIRQASGDPGPQAPSPANPLSNFTGGALGYFSAYAVRSRLIIIP is encoded by the coding sequence ATGAAAAACAGATCATTATTCCACGGCATAATAAAAACAATCATTTTTTTGATGATTAGTCTTTTCAGCATTTCTTGCGAGAAGATAATTAGTGTAGATTTAAATTCAACCGCTCCCCAATTGGTTATTGAAGCATCTATCTCTGATCAGCCCGGACCGTATTATGTGAAATTATCCCGGACTGTCAATTTCGATCAGACTAATTTTTTTCCTGCTGTAAGCGAGGCTAAAATTGTAATTAACGACGATTCCGGGAATTCAGATTCACTTATAGAGACTTCTCCCGGATTATATAAAACATCAGTAATTCAGGGAGTCCCCGGCAGAACCTATTCGATTTCAATAACTACCGGCGGTTATAAATACACCGCTGTTTCAACAATGCCTCCACCTGTTGATGTTGATTCTTTGAATATAGAAACACAATCATTCGGACCCAATAAGATGAAATTTGTTGATGTTCACTTCAGGGATTCTGGTAATGTAAAGAACTATTACCGCTTTGTAGAAGTAAAAAATGGTGTGCCGCAAAATTTTATATTCCTTTTTGATGACCGGTTACATGATGGAGGTCCTGTTACAAGTAGTCTTGTTGCAGAAGAAGACACCTTGAATTCAGGAGATTCTGTATATGTGTTACTTCAGTGTATTGATAAAAATGTTTTCGATTATTTCAGAACAATACGACAGGCAAGTGGAGATCCAGGTCCGCAGGCACCATCTCCTGCAAACCCGCTCTCTAATTTTACCGGGGGAGCATTGGGATATTTCAGTGCATATGCTGTACGCTCCAGATTAATTATAATCCCATAA
- a CDS encoding sugar phosphate nucleotidyltransferase — translation MDLVILGSDQNTYIKAEGLAIPKPLAIINGEYLIERIIKIAYECGVNKVCCIMNSNETELKNFLLSNKFGASISLLIQDTQSSMQSLFSLAHFLSKEPLCLITANAVFSKVEFSSFIDYSKTHQDANGVIAVTRFIDDKTPIYVAMDEEDTILKFSDSKDGYGWVSGRIYYFSTGIFEEIDFALKNKVSGLRDFLRHLVSRGYILKGFSFNKIIDIEYIADIAKAESFIKGTE, via the coding sequence ATGGATTTGGTAATTTTAGGGAGTGATCAAAACACTTATATAAAAGCGGAAGGTTTGGCAATACCCAAACCTTTGGCAATAATTAATGGTGAGTATTTAATTGAACGAATAATTAAAATAGCATACGAATGTGGTGTAAATAAAGTATGCTGTATAATGAATTCGAATGAAACAGAATTAAAAAATTTTCTATTATCAAATAAATTCGGTGCATCAATTAGTCTTTTAATTCAAGATACTCAAAGCTCTATGCAAAGTTTATTTTCATTAGCTCATTTTCTTTCAAAAGAACCGCTCTGTTTAATCACTGCTAACGCTGTTTTCTCTAAGGTGGAATTCTCCAGCTTCATAGATTATTCAAAAACGCACCAAGATGCCAACGGGGTAATTGCGGTTACTAGATTCATTGATGATAAAACGCCCATATATGTAGCAATGGATGAAGAAGATACAATATTAAAATTCAGTGATTCGAAAGATGGATATGGCTGGGTATCCGGCAGGATATATTATTTTTCTACGGGAATATTTGAGGAGATAGATTTTGCACTAAAGAACAAAGTATCCGGGTTAAGAGATTTTCTTCGGCATCTTGTTTCCCGTGGTTATATACTTAAAGGATTTTCATTCAATAAGATTATTGATATTGAATATATTGCAGATATTGCCAAAGCCGAATCATTTATAAAAGGAACTGAATAA
- a CDS encoding DUF4421 family protein — translation MKTKFHSLVLWIILTFSSFAQTVDTTQTVDSTYVGSYKDKITIIGFFSRDYIEVAKETKPNSPINFGIGLVFKNTSFKVSYKLPVIKMNENKYGKTDITDIQIHYYGRHLLFDVFYQRYKGFYTDEKEIKILPNTSVQKIGFGGNYLFNGYKYSAKAAFLPIEKQLQSVGGYVMGGGIYYYKIGLESPEQLSFNNLLLELNAGYYYSWVLNDNWLIAGIATAGITLGNETVKLKDGKLKIYPAIFARGAIGYHHSFWGIYISFLLHSNSLQYSNNNKLNLTSIDMQISNIIRFNSFF, via the coding sequence TTGAAAACTAAATTTCATTCGTTAGTATTGTGGATCATTTTAACATTCAGTTCGTTTGCCCAAACAGTGGATACTACCCAAACTGTTGATTCTACATACGTAGGAAGCTATAAGGATAAGATAACAATAATAGGATTCTTTTCCCGAGATTATATTGAAGTAGCTAAAGAAACTAAGCCAAACAGTCCTATAAATTTTGGGATAGGACTTGTCTTTAAAAACACATCGTTTAAGGTCAGCTATAAGCTCCCGGTTATAAAAATGAATGAAAATAAATATGGAAAAACTGATATTACAGATATACAGATTCACTATTATGGAAGGCATCTTTTATTTGATGTGTTTTATCAACGATATAAAGGATTTTATACAGACGAAAAAGAAATAAAAATCCTCCCTAATACGTCAGTCCAAAAAATTGGCTTTGGAGGGAACTATCTTTTTAATGGGTACAAATATTCTGCTAAGGCAGCTTTTTTGCCTATTGAAAAACAACTCCAATCTGTAGGTGGTTATGTTATGGGTGGAGGGATATATTATTATAAAATAGGACTCGAAAGCCCGGAACAACTGAGTTTTAACAATCTATTATTAGAATTAAACGCTGGTTATTATTATTCTTGGGTACTTAATGATAATTGGCTTATAGCCGGTATAGCTACTGCCGGAATAACTTTAGGAAACGAAACTGTAAAGTTAAAAGATGGGAAACTGAAGATCTATCCTGCGATATTTGCGCGGGGAGCCATTGGATATCACCATTCTTTTTGGGGAATATATATTTCCTTTCTACTCCATAGTAATTCATTACAATATTCGAATAATAATAAACTTAATCTAACTTCTATCGATATGCAGATTTCTAACATAATACGTTTTAACAGTTTTTTTTAA
- a CDS encoding TonB-dependent receptor, whose product MIKYFLLLLFLVTNTFAGLLPPDNNPDKFTISGYVKDSQSGETLIGAAITVSELPQTGAVTNGYGYYSLTIPKGTYSITCHFTGYQAISFQIHLVQNIKQNFNLAEKSVEQKEIVVTGEKSNDNVTKTQMGIEKLNVKEIQNIPVLLGEKDIMKTMQLLPGIKSAGEGNGGIYVRGGAADQNLILLDEATVYSASHLLGFFSVFNSDAINDVTVYKGTMPAEYGGRLSSVIDIKMKEGNDKQFGVNGGIGLIASRLSVEGPIINEKSSFSISGRRTYADLFLKLSSDTLAKQSRLYFYDLNAKVNYQVGENDRLYLSGYFGSDVLGIGKLVGIDWGNSTGTLRWNHLFSEKMFSNTSLIYSTYDYNIDLNFVGNTITIYSKIQDYNFKEDLHYFIDDENGIKFGLNTVYHSIIPGTVTATNNSQTNSLVLNNKYSLENSFYLSHEYKPSPIINLEYGARFSVFSVLGPGNFYTYNDLGDRIDSLWYPSGKFVKTYFNIEPRISLNYILNDESSVKLSYGRSTQNLHLLSNSTSSNPTDMWIPSSNNVQPEISDQVSLGYFRNFEDNNYEFSAETYYKNLQHQIDYKNGAQLNFNENVESQLLFGKGRAYGLEVFLKKKYGQFSGWVGYTISRVELKFPGVNNKNYYPARQDITHNISVVGIYQLSDKWTFSATWVYSTGNAVTFPSGKYEIGGQILNYYTERNAYRMPAYHRLDLGATWQFEKSSLNFSLYNAYGRENAYVITFRQDPNDPTKTQALQTSLFRFVPSVTYNFRF is encoded by the coding sequence ATGATCAAATACTTCTTATTATTACTGTTCCTGGTTACAAATACCTTCGCTGGTTTATTACCACCTGATAATAATCCGGACAAATTTACTATAAGCGGATATGTTAAGGACTCTCAATCAGGGGAAACTTTAATTGGTGCGGCAATTACCGTTAGTGAATTACCACAAACCGGTGCTGTTACAAATGGTTATGGATATTACTCCCTAACAATCCCCAAAGGCACATATTCCATAACCTGTCATTTTACTGGTTACCAGGCAATCTCATTTCAAATCCACCTTGTTCAAAATATAAAGCAGAATTTTAACCTGGCGGAAAAAAGCGTTGAACAAAAAGAAATTGTTGTTACAGGTGAAAAGAGTAATGACAATGTTACAAAAACTCAAATGGGTATCGAGAAGCTGAATGTTAAAGAAATTCAAAATATCCCGGTCCTGCTGGGTGAAAAGGATATAATGAAAACGATGCAGCTTCTTCCGGGTATTAAATCTGCCGGGGAAGGTAACGGCGGTATTTACGTACGTGGTGGAGCAGCAGATCAGAATTTGATTCTGCTTGATGAAGCAACTGTTTATAGCGCCTCTCACCTATTGGGCTTTTTTTCTGTTTTTAATTCTGATGCCATTAATGATGTTACCGTATATAAAGGAACAATGCCAGCCGAATACGGTGGCCGCCTCTCTTCTGTTATCGATATTAAAATGAAAGAAGGGAATGATAAACAATTCGGAGTTAATGGCGGAATCGGTTTGATTGCTTCGCGCTTGTCTGTTGAGGGTCCTATAATAAACGAAAAATCTTCTTTCTCAATTTCCGGCAGAAGAACTTATGCCGATCTGTTTCTGAAATTATCATCCGATACACTTGCCAAACAATCCCGCTTATACTTCTATGATCTTAACGCAAAAGTGAATTACCAGGTCGGGGAGAATGACAGACTTTACCTTTCCGGTTATTTCGGAAGCGATGTCCTTGGCATTGGAAAATTAGTTGGAATAGATTGGGGAAACTCTACCGGTACTCTCAGATGGAACCATCTATTCAGTGAAAAAATGTTCTCTAATACTTCCCTTATTTACAGTACTTATGATTACAATATTGATCTGAACTTTGTCGGAAATACAATAACAATATATTCCAAAATTCAGGATTACAATTTCAAGGAAGATTTACACTACTTTATTGACGATGAGAATGGAATTAAATTTGGCTTGAATACTGTTTATCATTCAATTATCCCCGGTACTGTTACTGCTACAAATAATTCTCAGACAAATTCTTTAGTACTTAACAACAAGTATTCACTTGAGAATTCCTTTTACCTTTCTCACGAATATAAACCATCTCCTATAATAAATTTAGAATACGGAGCCCGCTTTTCTGTATTCAGTGTACTTGGTCCTGGAAACTTTTATACCTACAACGATCTTGGCGACCGCATAGACTCTCTTTGGTATCCATCCGGTAAATTCGTAAAGACATATTTTAATATTGAACCAAGAATATCATTAAATTATATTCTGAACGATGAAAGTTCCGTTAAGCTATCTTATGGACGAAGCACTCAGAATCTGCATCTTCTCTCTAATTCCACAAGCAGTAATCCTACCGATATGTGGATCCCCAGCAGTAATAATGTTCAGCCGGAAATCTCAGATCAGGTTTCTCTTGGTTACTTCCGGAACTTTGAAGATAACAACTATGAGTTCTCAGCCGAAACTTATTATAAAAACCTGCAGCACCAGATAGACTATAAAAACGGCGCCCAGTTAAATTTCAATGAAAATGTCGAGTCGCAATTGTTGTTTGGAAAAGGCCGCGCTTACGGTCTAGAAGTCTTTTTGAAAAAGAAATACGGACAATTTAGCGGATGGGTTGGGTATACTATCTCAAGGGTTGAACTTAAATTTCCGGGTGTAAATAATAAAAATTATTATCCCGCACGGCAGGATATTACACATAATATTTCAGTTGTTGGCATCTACCAGTTATCTGATAAATGGACATTCTCTGCAACATGGGTTTACAGTACCGGGAACGCTGTTACTTTCCCAAGCGGTAAATATGAAATCGGCGGACAAATACTTAACTACTATACTGAGAGGAATGCATACCGAATGCCAGCATACCACAGGCTCGATCTTGGTGCAACATGGCAGTTTGAAAAATCGAGTCTCAATTTTTCCTTGTACAATGCATACGGAAGGGAGAATGCATATGTTATAACCTTCCGGCAGGATCCTAATGATCCCACAAAAACCCAGGCGCTTCAGACTTCATTGTTCCGGTTTGTTCCTTCAGTTACATACAATTTTAGGTTTTAA